In Maylandia zebra isolate NMK-2024a linkage group LG9, Mzebra_GT3a, whole genome shotgun sequence, the genomic stretch acacaaacccctccaccacgataaggtagcgattcaatacactgtgatatttgagaagtgaaataaagtttgttggatttacagaaagtgtgcaataattgtttaaacaaaatcaggcaggtgcataaatttggtcACTGTTGCCATTTTATTGATTCCAAAACCTTTAGAACTAATTATTGGAACTCAAATTGACCCCTGACCTACATACACAGGTGAATCCAATAAtgagaaagagcatttaagGGGGTCGATTGTaagtttccctcctcttttaattttctctgaagagTAGCAACATGGGGGTCTCAAAACAACTCTCAAATGACCTGAAGACAGcgattgttcaccatcatggTTTAGGGGAAGGATACAGAAAGCTGTCTCAGAGACTTAAGCTGTCTGTTTTCACATTTAGGAACATATTGAAAAAAATGGAAGACCACAGGCTCAGTTCAAGTTAAGGCTCGAAGTGGCAGACCAAGAAAAATCTCGGATAGACAGAAGCGACGAATGGTGAGAACAGTCAGAGTCAACCCACAGACCAGCACCAAAGACCTACAACATCAACTTGCAGCAGATGGAGTCACTGTGCATTATTCAACCAATCGGCGCGCTTTACACAAGGAGATGCTGTATGCAAGAGTGATGCAGAGGAAGCCCTTTCTCCgcccacagcacaaacagagcCGCTTGAGGTATGCTAAAGCACATTTGGACAAGCCAGCTTCATTCTGGAATAAGGTGCTGTGGACTGACGAAACTACGATTTAGTTATTTGGGCATAACAAGGGGCGTTAtgcatggaggaaaaagaacacagcattccaagaaaaacatctgctacctacagtaaaatatggtggtggttccatcatgctgtggggctgtgtggccagtgcagggactgggaatcttgtcaaagttgagggacacatggattccactcagtatcagcagattctggagaccaatgtccaggaatcagtgacaaagctgaagctgcgccggggctggatctttcaacaagacaacgacctgaaacactgctcaaaatccACTAAGGCATTCATGCAGAGTACAACGTTCTGGAATGGCCATCTCCTACAACCTACAGGAAGTGTTTAGAGGCTGCAATTTCTGCAAAAGGCGGATCTactaaatattgatttcatttcttttttgtggtgcccaaatttatgcacctgcctgattttgtttaaacattattgcacactttctgtaaatccaataaacttcatttcacttctcaaatatcactgtgtgtgtgtctcctatatgatatatttaactgacattttttattgtaacaaccaacgatttatacaggaaaataatgactattaacaaggttgcccaaacctttgcatcccactgtatgtGAAAACTCTTCTTTCCAGGAAAGAAAGATGAGTTTTCTTGAATTTTTctgcaagaaaataaaatgacctTGCTGTTGCTTGTATGTTTAGACAGGCTCCTGTatgcttttcctctttcagtcaTTCATTTTTCCCCTGAAAACCTCAAGCAGCCAAAACACCCACGATGCTCCCCTCTTTGGCACATAGCAGGAGTCCCTCACAATGATCTACTATGAGCCCTGTATGTGCACAAGCACTGAACTGTTaggtgcatgcatgtgtgtaatGAACTGAAAATGTGACTTAAATTAAGTGTTTATGACAGGCTTTTAAAGGATTGTTTCTGTCTGAGAATAGGttggaaaaaatgttttctctttatAGCACTGACCCTAACGTGGTGATTATTGATTAGAACCTTGATATTCTTGCCTAATAAGTTAATGAAGCTAGGGCAGAAAACACTACCAGCACTCAGAAGCTGAGGGCGACACTTAAATCCATGGTGAGAAAAAGCTTTTGTAGAATGTTaagtagggggaaaaaaattcaATAGTCTACAAGTGGTAATTAGCTAATTTTAATCAATCACTAGAGGCCCTTAATTAAGTGCTGTGTattcatgtgtttaaaaaaaaccctcccaaATACAGGCTGTACCAATCAATGTTACGTATTGGTAGCATGATGTCAGACCAAAGACAAAATCAGGCTTGTAAAtagattaatttaaaaaaaatctttaaaaatcgTCTTTCAGTTTTAAGGATTCAAGTATACATCCTCCACTAGGCAACAACACATGAAGCATTACACTgggttattatttatttaataaacagTATGGCAAAAACAGTGTGTGTAAAAACTACAAACAAGTGCAACCTTACATAATATTGGAATTAAGACAGTAAGTAGCTGCAAGGTGCTGTTAATCCAATGCACTTGAtcaactgatcatcagcagcTGTTAGTACTAGTCTGTAGCATTTAAGTGTGTGTTAAGGAGGAAAGACATCAGCAAAGACCTTAGATTACCAATTCTTGATGGCCATCTGGGATTGGTTGTGGGGTGATCTCCAAATAATCTGGTCCATCATTCTGCAGTAAGAAAATgattcacaagtggaaaacaagATAGATGTAATCTTTCCAAGAGCAGGCAACTCACCCCAGAGGACTCATTTCACCTGATAGGAGGCaacctttctgcaaacagtcccagtctgaccctgaaagaCTGCAACCACTCTGAGATTATGCTGTCTAATtaataaatgcagacagattgccaGCATGTTTCCATCAGTCTGAATGCGTCTTTGTCAGTGAACACAACTCGAGGTTATATCCCAAAGACCAGGAAGGTtgtaatagttaaatgtaaaTTTCTATCTCTTCCTGTCTACATAGACAGGACGAGATACGTGAACTGCATACAATTaacagacctcaacctgactgaaacactgtggtgggaccttaatagagctgtgcataaataaatgcaaGAAAACCACAATTAATGGAAGGAGTACAACAGCAAAATCCCTTCAcagtgatgtgagagactgCTAAAGTCACACAAAAAACTATCACTTCAAGCAGCTACAGAATCATACAgtttacttagtttttcacacacattGATTTTCATTAATCAAATAATGAAACTGTGTAATATTTCACGTGATGTTGCTCATCCTTTGTctcattaaatcattttagAACCTGGTAAGGACCAGATAATTTTTAAGAAGTCCTGATATATAAAATCTTCAAAGTGAAAGAGGGGACACTTTCTTTTTGGCCGTCTTGCAGAGCAACTAATGACTGTTGTGCATAATCATGTAGGTAATGCTACTGTACAAGGGACTTATCAAGCTGTATAAAATACTGGTCCTTCAACGGCAGCATGATAATGGCTGCAATAAATCCCAGAATGTAATGAAGCACCCCCACCCCGAACCCCGAGGTCCTCTCTCAAAATGCAAAAAGTAATTACAGTATTTTTTTGAACGAGTTTAAGTCTCAATAATTAAATTCACACCTGCTGATATGTGTCACAGTGGGGATTTTAAGATCACTGTTCCATTAGGAAGATAATGAGGCTCAAAGAGAAAATGCTTCGCGGGTCTTTGCTTGATTGACAGGTGCCTGTCAATCCCATCTTAAAGATGGCGGTGAGCGTATACCCCAGACGTATGAGAGAAGTGAGGGTGATATCACAGACAGTTCAGCcatatttctgtttttagcATTTACAATGTAGACAGTATTTCTAGATCATTTCCTTATTTTTGACATATCAGCACATGATGCACAATCCTTTTAGGATTCGAATCCACCTCCACTGTTAAACCTCCAGCTTCGGTGTGCAACGTTTGTTATGGAGCTGAAGCCACATCGTCCCAGTAGATAAAGTCCAGTGGCTTTATCATCCCATGTTGCAGGTCCCTGTAATATACACGCATTAAATATGTTACATGTCAATTAAATTCATTTCGTTCATATATATACAGCAAAACAATTCATACAAACATCTCCAGTCATCACAGATTACTTATCtagattttctttttgaagTAAACTGAAACTAACCGACTGATAAAACCTACCCATAAATCTTTCAAACCAACAAtgctctcatgctcccaaagtggAGTCTAGCTCAACCCAGTTCAACAATACAGCTCACAGAACGATAAATtctgcaacttcagaaaacagcTAGAAATATGTTTTCCCTTATCCTTACCCCGAAATCTCTTACACAACAGAGTCACTGTAGAATGAAGCCTTTGTGTCTGCTCTCTCTTCTactgccttttttttccttcgcACTGCCCTGCAACATTTGTCACGTCCCTGGAGATGTGATGTTGTGAGCAAAAGTTGGAGAAACAGTAAAGGCTGCGCAACAAGGTCCACCCTAAAGCTGAGATTCCTAAACCACTGACATCTTTGCAATTACATCATGTTTTTCCATGTTCTAACATCCTAAAACAAAGGGGGCACACAGCATCTGTAACTGTAAGCCTGACTATTATAGTGCAAGATGCCCCTAAAAAGAAATTTATTGGAGAGAAATTTGAGGATATCCAAGGAATGCTTTGTGAGGAGCATATAATGTGTCGCAATCAAACAGTAGGTATTTACATATACAGTGATTTACAATCtattcttcttttgctgcttcaTAAATTTACTTCTGCACCTTACTGTGTGCCTCGGCACCTCTATGGCTCTCCCTcaacatgttttaaataaataaactaatgatgataaggaggaggaggatagtAATGCTTCTCTGTGTTGAGGCCACAGCGTTCTTGGTGGATTGTACTTTTACTTTACTAGAACTGTCAACCAAGACAGGTGTGACTGACAAGACAGACATTTTTCTAAAGAACAAGAACATGTTGTGTCTCAAAACACGTGCAGTTTGCCAGCTTTGCCAGGTTTAGTTTGATTTAAGTCAACAGGAGGCTGCTCTTTGTAATTTGCTGTCATGAGGCTTGGATTTTGTAAATCTCAAAGAATTATGTGCACAGGGTGAAAGACATGTTTTTACTACTTTGCTGTTTTACTGTAGCAACATTACCAGAGTATCTAAATCCAATTAACAACGACATAATAATTCACTAGATCAAAAAGCTTTCAAATAGAAGCCCCTAACACTCATGCAAGCAATAGTGCTTGCAGACTGAATAAATACACAACTGAGCTTTCAACATAGTGTTTTATTGTAAGCAGTAACAGCATTAAGGGTAATTCCTAGATCACTGGAAAGTACCAGCTCACAAACATGTACTTttttgagaaaagaaaaaaactataaCCCCGCAGGGTTTTTCCGGTTTCAAAATGGGCCGTTTTTATAATCCTTATAAAAAATGATCAGTCAAGGCTAGTCTGTATTTTGAAAAATCAAtgggtttttttattatttctgtgCAACTGATACACAGTAATGCCCACTATGTAATGGTGAATGAATCCCTAATAAGTAGTTAAAAAAGGAACTGTTATATTTCCTCTGGCTATGCATAAAACGTGTGGGGTTGCCGCAAATTCCTGTATATGAGAAAACCCTGCACAGAATCAAAAACTTCCTGATTTCCTTATCAAAAGAGGTTCATCggttcctggaaaaaaaaaaagatccacaGGAAACCAAGTTCAAAtcagtgtttatgttttctACTTGTCAATTTATATACCTCTTTTAATACAATATAAGTACAGCTAAAAATCTCGTCCTGTTTAACCTTGTAATTCCAGCTGGGCGATCCACATCCTCACGCATGGCTTCTGAATGTTGTGTTATTTGATGAAGACAAATTATGCGCTGTCTGCATCGTGCGCTAAATCTTTGATACCAGAGTTATCTCTGCTTCAGACTTCAGCCAGACATAAAAGCTATCAATACAAATAGGAATCTTTCCAAATATAAAAGCATTATGAGCAGATTACAGTTAATATTGAGTTATTTTCAGCGCGCTCATTTACTCAGTTCTAACGTGGGCGTTGCACAAAAAGATCACTGCTGGAAGCCCTGACAAAATTCTTTCTCTGCTGTGTCATATGGGCGGAGAGCCTGCAGTTATCGAGTTAGCGGGGGCTCTATCTGTCTTCCAGTCTTCTTTGACTTGACCACAGTTGCAATCCTGGAAGGGGTAAGCTACAGTATCTGTGTGTCCGTGTATCCTCCACCCCTGCGACCAAATGCCAAAAGTGTCTGAAGACGGAATTTTCTCTGATCCCGTTTGTTGTGCTGTCTGTTGAAATACCTCCAGCGTagcagttttgtgtgtgtttgtatgagaGGCAAATATGTTAATAACAGTCATACTGTATCTCTGGACCTCTGGACCTTTCACACTGTCACTGTCACTGGTGTTGAAATGTGcctgtgtttgtttacagtacTGCACAGAGGAGTGAATATAACACAAGTCTCTAATGCAAGCTGAAACTCACACTCTTGTGGCGTAGGCGCTTATCTATttgacttcctttttttttttggtctgctGGGTGAAATGCAGACGCGAGCAGAGAGGCCAAATGTGGTGAGGCAGCGTGCATGATAAATGAACTTCACTAGCCGAGTCATACGGGAATGGGAAATAAAAAGCATCCACACACGCCCTACCTGACAGTTTGAGCACGGCAGCTTTGTGCTTCTATTGCTGCTCATTAAATCCAACCAGACTCATAATAGCGGCTTGATTCAGCCGGACACTGATGAATAATCGGCCACAGTGGCTGATGCCAACAATTAATGGGACCAATTTCTTTTTGGAAAAACAGCTGTGCTTGACGAAGCATAGCTGCTCCATTTATTAATTGGGCGCCATCATTTCCTTATTCCTATTTCTAACTTCTTTCTTCCACTGCTTTCTGCCTCTGCTTCCCTCCCTTCCTGCTGGGGTAGAAGTTGGAAACCTGAATCATGCCGTTCTGCTTGTTGCTGTCGGGCAGAGAAACCAGCGAATCAGTGCAACAGCTCCACTCAGCAGCATAGGGATTTTCACAACACTGAACATCACAATCTCACAACATTATCTGAGGCTATAGTGGGAAATGGCTTAGCCCTTAAACTGTCTGTGCTTCTGAGCCAACTGACACTGACTGGCAGAAATGTTGGGCCAACAGAGTTAAAATACTGCTTAGCACATCCAGAGTTATGACTGAATTACAAAagaggaaaatgttttttttaaacaaacaaaaacctttttttttttttttttagctcggACTGAAGAAATAATTCAAACTGGGAAACTAATTACgctgtgtgaaaaaaaaatagttatgcaTACAAAATAGCTCAATTTTCCACTACTACACCCATTCTGCTTGTGGTGTGACTGACAGCTGAGGAGAAAATGACACCTACACTTGTGGCTGCAGAGTGCCGAGGAAGTTGTCAATGCGTTCCTGTGGCACGTCCCCGTCTAGCTGAGCCAGGTAAGTGTAGAGCCTGACAAAGGTGTCGAACGGGATCTTTGCGGCACCACCCGTCTCATCCTCTGTTAGGATCTCGCAGGCAAACTTAAGCGAACTGATAAGAGTCTGAGGATTTGTGTtgccacaaaaacaaagaattagtTTGCTGTTGCATCGCATTTAAGCAAGACACACTGCAAATATACTTGCATGCACACACTGTAACTCAGACAGCTAAATCTAAGTAGCATAAGAGTGCCCTCGTGTGGTTAAAGTGTTCAAGAGCCTTGAAAACAGGAGTAGAATTCTACCCAAATTACTAACACTGAGCACATAATGCTGTTAATGCTTAGCTGCATTTGCTTTCCTAGACACCAACTTATCTTCTGTAAAGTTCTTCATGCTTAAATAAATTCTCTTTGATCTGTCATTACTGCTCTATCTGAATCTGTGAAGCCAAAAAAAATATCATTGGCTTAACAGCGAAGCAAAGATTCAAGTAGTTGCTGAAGGATTTATCCAGTCACTCTTTTTTGGAGCCAGGGGACCCCGATGATGGAGACTGCATTGCAAATTCCTGGATCTAACATTAACACCTGGAGACTAGAGTGTGCTGCTGGAGGATCTCCAGCTGTGCTTGGCCTCGCACCAGGTTTTTAAGGCTCAAAGGAAGAAGTATATAAAGTTGTATTTGCATTTATAGCCAGGATTGTGAACACCTCACCCCTCCAAGAGCGCTGCAGCCCAGGGCAAAAAACTCCATCCAGTCAATATCTGAGCCAAAGCTGCCCAGCGACAGCAGGGTCTCCAGCTGAGCCACAGGTAGACACAAGCCCTTCCACTTCGCCTGCAGTTCCTCTTTGCTACAGGTTGTCTTGGGCGACAGCTATGAtttgatgataaaaaaaaatgggggGTTAGGAGACTTTAGGGGGGGAAATCTAGTTATTCACTTTCTAGATAAAATCTGAAATGAGTCCTATTTCCACAAATAAACAACAAGGTTGGATATGGAGAATCTGGTGGCTCTATTTACTTACAATCTCTTTTTTCTCTAGACTTTTATATGTGGACAGCCAGGGCATAAATAACCGCAAATACTGATGCACAGTAATCCAAATAAAAAGTAGATTTGAGCAGGATATAAACACTAATAATAATCTCTCAAATAATGGCACAGATCTGCATTTGTTTTGCATTCAGATTT encodes the following:
- the ropn1l gene encoding ropporin-1-like protein isoform X2, encoding MPLPDTFYCAQQINIPPELPDILKDFTKAAIRTQPKDLLQWSTAYFSALSKGECLPVKDRLELNVATQKTDTGLTPGLLKILHKQLSPKTTCSKEELQAKWKGLCLPVAQLETLLSLGSFGSDIDWMEFFALGCSALGGTLISSLKFACEILTEDETGGAAKIPFDTFVRLYTYLAQLDGDVPQERIDNFLGTLQPQVDLQHGMIKPLDFIYWDDVASAP
- the ropn1l gene encoding ropporin-1-like protein isoform X1, translated to MPLPDTFYCAQQINIPPELPDILKDFTKAAIRTQPKDLLQWSTAYFSALSKGECLPVKDRLELNVATQKTDTGLTPGLLKILHKQLSPKTTCSKEELQAKWKGLCLPVAQLETLLSLGSFGSDIDWMEFFALGCSALGGTLISSLKFACEILTEDETGGAAKIPFDTFVRLYTYLAQLDGDVPQERIDNFLGTLQPQVNKQNGMIQVSNFYPSRKGGKQRQKAVEERS